One Ailuropoda melanoleuca isolate Jingjing chromosome 14, ASM200744v2, whole genome shotgun sequence DNA segment encodes these proteins:
- the LOC117795952 gene encoding uncharacterized protein LOC117795952 isoform X3 yields the protein MVLGETTRLEATLQLAGAQFLPRAWLEMNQLLHPSAGQMWGGERVGGRPLEGRGVLAFEGLFVAGIGGSYPLGNWEEGGETQGGGAGGRPTLRLRGLSGRSLVWNRAVTGETLCLLTSKAASAASAASAAFEATQQNTPSGRLNPPPARLPKPETKMFPSAWLSFATRWLSIGTQRHT from the exons ATGGTCCTAGGGGAAACCACCAGGCTGGAAGCTACCCTGCAACTTGCTGGAGCGCAGTTccttcccagggcctggctggaGATGAATCAGCTGCTGCACCCGAGTGCAGGACAGATgtggggcggggagagggtggggggccGCCCGTTAGAGGGCCGCGGCGTTCTCGCGTTTGAAGGGTTGTTTGTTGCTGGGATTGGTGGCTCGTATCCGTTGGGgaactgggaggagggaggagagacgCAGGGAGGAGGAGCCGGGGGCCGGCCGACGCTGCGACTCCGCGGTCTGAGTGGCAGGAGCCTCGTCTGGAACCGGGCGGTTACTGGGGAGACGCTTTGTTTGCTAACTTCGAAAGCTGCTTCGGCTGCTTCGGCTGCCTCGGCCGCTTTCGAAGCCACTCAACAAAACACGCCTTCGGGTCGGCTTAACCCTCCCCCTGCCCGTTTACCGAAGCCCGAgacaaaaatgtttccttctgcGTGGTTATCCTTCGCCACGCGGTGGCTCTCAATAGGTACACAAAG gcACACATAG
- the LOC117795952 gene encoding uncharacterized protein LOC117795952 isoform X1, translating to MVLGETTRLEATLQLAGAQFLPRAWLEMNQLLHPSAGQMWGGERVGGRPLEGRGVLAFEGLFVAGIGGSYPLGNWEEGGETQGGGAGGRPTLRLRGLSGRSLVWNRAVTGETLCLLTSKAASAASAASAAFEATQQNTPSGRLNPPPARLPKPETKMFPSAWLSFATRWLSIGTHSSIWSHLLKLPQGQEKTQSCVSYFSQPANPTKGKNSTRNIERQTSQDSVSIRAVYIYIWQVCQVIGERICFIHLLDNP from the exons ATGGTCCTAGGGGAAACCACCAGGCTGGAAGCTACCCTGCAACTTGCTGGAGCGCAGTTccttcccagggcctggctggaGATGAATCAGCTGCTGCACCCGAGTGCAGGACAGATgtggggcggggagagggtggggggccGCCCGTTAGAGGGCCGCGGCGTTCTCGCGTTTGAAGGGTTGTTTGTTGCTGGGATTGGTGGCTCGTATCCGTTGGGgaactgggaggagggaggagagacgCAGGGAGGAGGAGCCGGGGGCCGGCCGACGCTGCGACTCCGCGGTCTGAGTGGCAGGAGCCTCGTCTGGAACCGGGCGGTTACTGGGGAGACGCTTTGTTTGCTAACTTCGAAAGCTGCTTCGGCTGCTTCGGCTGCCTCGGCCGCTTTCGAAGCCACTCAACAAAACACGCCTTCGGGTCGGCTTAACCCTCCCCCTGCCCGTTTACCGAAGCCCGAgacaaaaatgtttccttctgcGTGGTTATCCTTCGCCACGCGGTGGCTCTCAATAG gcACACATAGTTCCATTTGGTCTCATCTTCTGAAGCTGCCTCAAGGCCAAGAGAAGACACAAAGTTGTGTAAGTTACTTTTCACAGCCTGCAAACCCTACCAAAGGCAAAAATTCAACAAGAAACATAGAAAGGCAAACGAGCCAGGACAGTGTGTCCATACGtgcagtttatatatatatatggcaagtCTGTCAGGTGATAGGAGAACGTATTTGTTTCATTCACCTACTGGACAACCCTTGA
- the LOC117795952 gene encoding uncharacterized protein LOC117795952 isoform X2 has protein sequence MVLGETTRLEATLQLAGAQFLPRAWLEMNQLLHPSAGQMWGGERVGGRPLEGRGVLAFEGLFVAGIGGSYPLGNWEEGGETQGGGAGGRPTLRLRGLSGRSLVWNRAVTGETLCLLTSKAASAASAASAAFEATQQNTPSGRLNPPPARLPKPETKMFPSAWLSFATRWLSIGTHSSIWSHLLKLPQGQEKTQSCN, from the exons ATGGTCCTAGGGGAAACCACCAGGCTGGAAGCTACCCTGCAACTTGCTGGAGCGCAGTTccttcccagggcctggctggaGATGAATCAGCTGCTGCACCCGAGTGCAGGACAGATgtggggcggggagagggtggggggccGCCCGTTAGAGGGCCGCGGCGTTCTCGCGTTTGAAGGGTTGTTTGTTGCTGGGATTGGTGGCTCGTATCCGTTGGGgaactgggaggagggaggagagacgCAGGGAGGAGGAGCCGGGGGCCGGCCGACGCTGCGACTCCGCGGTCTGAGTGGCAGGAGCCTCGTCTGGAACCGGGCGGTTACTGGGGAGACGCTTTGTTTGCTAACTTCGAAAGCTGCTTCGGCTGCTTCGGCTGCCTCGGCCGCTTTCGAAGCCACTCAACAAAACACGCCTTCGGGTCGGCTTAACCCTCCCCCTGCCCGTTTACCGAAGCCCGAgacaaaaatgtttccttctgcGTGGTTATCCTTCGCCACGCGGTGGCTCTCAATAG gcACACATAGTTCCATTTGGTCTCATCTTCTGAAGCTGCCTCAAGGCCAAGAGAAGACACAAAGTTGT